The genomic DNA ATACAACGCTTAACGTTGAAGGTATGACTTGTGCCCATTGCAAACAGGCCGTTACAGGGGCTTTAAAAGATCTCAACGGTGTCACAGACGTTGATGTCAACCTAGACAGTGGCAAAGTCGATGTCACTTATGATACAAATAGAGTTGATATCAAACAAATGGAAGAGGCTGTTGAAGAACAAGGCTACGATATTGCATAAATTATGGTCTATCCCCTAAGATTAAATGCTTGTCTTAGGGGATTTTTTAATGCCCAGTAGGATGTGAACTATTAAGAGATGTAGTAAATAGTGTGATATAGTATAAAATAGGATAGTTTTGGCTATTCTCACATGTGATAGAAAGGATCATGACTATGAATCGTTGGGCTTCCTCTTCGTTGATACGTTTTTTTGGAGGTAAAAACCTCATTTACCTTTTAGGAGTTATATTACTCGTTGGTTTGAATATTCTTGTTTACACAAAGGTTTCGTTTATTTTTCATCCTCTTGTTACTTTGATCAAAACAATCGTTCTTCCATCTGTCTTGGCCACCGTTGCTTATTATTTATTACGCCCTCTCGTTGGGTTGATGGAAAAGGCTGGTATCAAAAGGGTCTGGGGGATATTGATTGCTCTTGTCGTTTTAATAGGCTTGATCAGCTTACTTATAGTCTTAATGGTTCCTTTTTTTCAACGACAAGTAATGAGCCTTGCCGCGGAGTTCCCTCAATATCTTAAGGAGTTGGGCAATAGTATTGACCAATGGATCCGTAACTCTATGTTCGCGAATTATTATGATGATCTTTTTTCTCATCTGAATGGTGTTCTCGATTCTCCTCTGAAGAATCTGTCCGCTTATAAAGGGGAAGCGATTGAAGGCGTCACCAATTTTATTTCTCAGCTTACTAGCGTTGTGATTGCGATTATTACGCTTCCTTTTATCTTGTTCTATTTGTTAAAAGAAGGGGAAAAGTTCCCAAAGAAAGTGCTAAAGTTGCTTCCGCCCAAAATGCGATCAGATGTAAAGGATGTTTTTAGAGGGATTGATCATCAGCTCTCAGCCTATATACAAGGTCAAATGTTGGTCAGCTTCAGTATAGGGGTCATGATGGGGATTGGTTTTCTTATTATTGGATTGAATTATCCGTTCCTTCTAGCTGCGATTGCGAGTGTCACGAGTGTTGTCCCATACCTTGGGCCGGCGATTGCCATCACTCCAGCCTTAATTATTGCGATTGTGACATCTCCATTTATGCTTTTCAAACTGATTGTTGTATGGACAGTTGTTCAATTATTGGAAGGTAAGTTAATTTCACCACAAATAATGGGAAAAAGACTCCATATTCATCCTGTGACCATCATATTTATTTTACTTACAGCTGGTCATTTATTCGGAGTCCTTGGGATCATTATTGCAATCCCGGGCTATGCGATTTTAAAGGTTGTCGCCGGTCATACTTATTATCTCTTTCAACGCCGCTACAACCGTTATGTGAAGGAAGACAGTCAATATGACATTTATTCATAACCTCGAAAAGGAACCATTTTAATGATGAAATAACATAGGATGGGTTCTCTCCATATACTATCCTTAACAGGGTAGAAGGAGGTTATCCATCGATGCATTTATTTTCTTTATTAGTTTTGGCCTTTGCAGTAAGTTTGGATAGTTTTAGTGTTGGTACAACATATGGTCTGCGAAAAATGAGCATTCCCTTTTTGTCAATTGTGATTATTTCGGGGTGCTCGGCTTTTGCGCTTTTGCTTTCAATGAGTATTGGTGAAGCTATTGAATTCATTTCCCCAAAGGAAGTCAGTCAAATAGGGGGATGGATTCTGATTGTAATTGGATTATGGGCGTTATTTCAGTTCTTTCGGCCTGATCGAGAAAAAGAAGACGCTCCAAGATATCTTGTTAATTTAAAATTGAAGAAACTTGGTATTGTTATTCAGATTTTCCGTGAACCGGTAGCAGCAGATATAGACCAGTCTGGTACTATTTCAGGAACAGAAGCCT from Tuberibacillus sp. Marseille-P3662 includes the following:
- the copZ gene encoding copper chaperone CopZ yields the protein MENTTLNVEGMTCAHCKQAVTGALKDLNGVTDVDVNLDSGKVDVTYDTNRVDIKQMEEAVEEQGYDIA
- a CDS encoding AI-2E family transporter, with the protein product MNRWASSSLIRFFGGKNLIYLLGVILLVGLNILVYTKVSFIFHPLVTLIKTIVLPSVLATVAYYLLRPLVGLMEKAGIKRVWGILIALVVLIGLISLLIVLMVPFFQRQVMSLAAEFPQYLKELGNSIDQWIRNSMFANYYDDLFSHLNGVLDSPLKNLSAYKGEAIEGVTNFISQLTSVVIAIITLPFILFYLLKEGEKFPKKVLKLLPPKMRSDVKDVFRGIDHQLSAYIQGQMLVSFSIGVMMGIGFLIIGLNYPFLLAAIASVTSVVPYLGPAIAITPALIIAIVTSPFMLFKLIVVWTVVQLLEGKLISPQIMGKRLHIHPVTIIFILLTAGHLFGVLGIIIAIPGYAILKVVAGHTYYLFQRRYNRYVKEDSQYDIYS
- the ytaF gene encoding sporulation membrane protein YtaF codes for the protein MHLFSLLVLAFAVSLDSFSVGTTYGLRKMSIPFLSIVIISGCSAFALLLSMSIGEAIEFISPKEVSQIGGWILIVIGLWALFQFFRPDREKEDAPRYLVNLKLKKLGIVIQIFREPVAADIDQSGTISGTEAFLLGMALSFDAFGAGIGVAFMGYSPILTAFIVACMSALFLWAGKSFGHCFSEVKWIKNASFIPGVILILLGIWKM